In Bos indicus isolate NIAB-ARS_2022 breed Sahiwal x Tharparkar chromosome 19, NIAB-ARS_B.indTharparkar_mat_pri_1.0, whole genome shotgun sequence, the following proteins share a genomic window:
- the CNTROB gene encoding centrobin isoform X3, giving the protein MVPSISLRWRVFGVNSRACSKPHVMRLIVRDPPIPGADSERREEDSFDSDSTATLLNTRPLQDLSPSSSAQAFEELFPRYTSLRPGPPLNPPDFQGLRDALDSEHTRRKHCERHIQNLQTRVLELQQQLAVAVTADRKKDIMIEQLDKTLARVVEGWNRHEAERTEVLRGLQEERQAAELTRSKQQETVTRLEQSLSEAMEALSREQEGARLQQREKETLEEERQALTLSLELEQQRCQVLQEERDEARAGQLSERRQLETLQVALEEERRSWAQQEHQLKERYQALQEESQAQLEREKGNTQREAQATREAQQHLALLQSEVQRLEGELDTARRERDALQLEMSLVQARYESQRIQMESELAVQLEQRVTERLAQAQESSLRQAASLRDHHRKQLQELNGQHQQELSTQLAQFKVEIAEREERQQQVAQDYELRLAREQARVRELQSGNQQLEEQRVELVERLQAMLQAHWEEATRLLSTTTLPPHPPVPPAGPSSPGPQEPDKGERRIWTVPTMAVALKPVLQQSRETREELPGVPPPVLCSPSPDLSLLLGPTFQSQHSFQPLEPKPDLTSSSVEAFSAVGTFHPDHRAERPFPEEDPGSEGDGFLKEGLPPPSQLQGLKHFLHQLLETAPQSHENPSVDQLPPKPGPLTAPSWEETPQVPRLPPPVHKTKVPLAMASSLFRVHELPSAPSQSGGPSGGSPERGGDGPASSRQLMEVSQLLRLYQARGWEALPAEDLLLYLKRLEHGGGGTDSRGENAPRRNTDSRLGEIPRKEVPSQALPRRLAVAPKTDKPPARKKSGHPAPGGVRSRGGIWR; this is encoded by the exons ATGGTTCCAAGCATATCTTTGAGATGGAGAGTGTTCGGGGTCAACTCCAGAGCATGCTCCAAACCTCACGTGATGCGGCTTATCGTGA GGGATCCCCCGATTCCAGGTGCCGACTCTGAGAGACGGGAAGAGGACTCCTTTGACAGTGACAGCACAGCCACTTTGCTTAA CACCCGACCGCTGCAAGACTTGTCTCCATCCAGCTCAGCCCAGGCCTTTGAGGAGTTGTTCCCCCGCTACACCAGCCTTCGGCCAGGGCCCCCACTCAACCCCCCAGATTTTCAGGGACTGAGAGATGCACTGGATTCAGAACATACTCGTCGCAAG CATTGTGAGCGCCATATTCAGAACCTGCAGACCCGTGTCCttgagcttcagcaacagttagCTGTGGCCGTGACTGCTGACCGAAAGAAAGATATCATGATTGAACAACTGGACAAG ACCCTGGCCCGCGTGGTGGAGGGCTGGAACCGGCATGAAGCTGAGCGGACAGAGGTGCTTCGGGGACTCCAGGAGGAACGGCAGGCAGCTGAACTCACTAGAAGCAAGCAGCAGGAG ACAGTAACCCGCCTGGAACAAAGCCTTTCTGAGGCCATGGAGGCCCTGAGTCGTGAGCAGGAAGGTGCCCGACTGCAGCAACGGGAAAAAGAGACACTG GAGGAGGAGAGGCAGGCTCTGACCCTGAGCTTGGAACTAGAACAGCAGCGCTGCCAAGTCCTGCAGGAAGAACGGGATGAGGCCCGGGCCGGGCAACTCAGTGAGCGTCGACAGTTGGAGACACTGCAGGTGGCCCTCGAAGAAGAACGGCGGAGCTGGGCCCAGCAGGAGCACCAGCTGAAGGAGCGCTACCAGGCGCTGCAGGAGGAGAGCCAGGCTCAGCTGGAAAGGGAGAAG GGGAACACCCAGAGGGAGGCCCAGGCCACCCGGGAGGCCCAGCAGCATCTGGCCTTGCTGCAGTCTGAGGTGCAGCGGTTGGAAGGAGAGCTGGATACAGCTCGGAGAGAGAGAGACGCCCTGCAGCTGGAGATGAGCCTGGTGCAG GCCCGGTATGAAAGCCAGCGGATCCAGATGGAGTCGGAGCTGGCGGTGCAGCTGGAGCAGCGGGTGACCGAGCGGCTGGCTCAGGCACAGGAGAGCAGCCTTCGGCAGGCAGCCTCCCTGAGGGACCATCACAG GAAGCAGCTGCAGGAGCTGAATGGACAGCACCAGCAGGAATTGTCTACCCAGTTGGCTCAGTTCAAGGTGGAAATAGCAGAGCGGGAGGagcggcagcagcaggtggctcagGACTATGAGCTCAG ACTGGCCCGGGAGCAGGCGCGAGTGCGGGAACTGCAGAGTGGGAACCAGCAGCTGGAGGAACAGCGGGTGGAGCTGGTGGAGCGGCTGCAGGCCATGCTGCAGGCCCACTGGGAAGAGGCCACCCGGCTGCTCAGCACCACCACCCTGCCGCCCCACCCCCCG GTTCCCCCCGCCGGCCCCTCCAGCCCTGGGCCGCAGGAACCAGACAAGGGGGAGAGGAGGATCTGGACGGTGCCCACCATGGCAGTGGCCCTGAAGCCTGTGTTGCAGCAGAGCCGGGAGACGCGGGAGGAGCTGCCTGGGGTGCCACCGCCTGTTctctgcagcccctccccagATCTTAGTCTCCTGCTAGGCCCCACTTTCCAGAGCCAGCATTCCTTCCAGCCTCTGGAGCCAAAGCCGGACCTCACGTCATCTTCAG TGGAGGCCTTCTCTGCAGTTGGGACCTTCCATCCGGATCACCGGGCAGAGCGACCATTCCCTGAGGAAGACCCTGGGTCTGAGGGGGATGGCTTCCTGAAGGAAGGCCTGCCGCCCCCTTCCCAGCTGCAGGGCCTCAAGCATTTTTTGCACCAG CTGCTGGAGACTGCACCCCAGAGCCACGAGAACCCCTCCGTCGATCAGCTTCCCCCTAAGCCAG GTCCTCTGACTGCGCCATCTTGGGAGGAAACCCCTCAGGTGCCACGCCTCCCGCCCCCTGTCCATAAAACTAAAGTTCCCTTAGCCATGGCGTCCAGTCTTTTCCGGGTCCATGAGCTTCCCTCGGCCCCTTCACAGAGCGGTGGTCCCAGTGGTGGCTCCCCAGAGAGAG GTGGAGATGGGCCCGCATCCTCAAGGCAGCTGATGGAAGTGTCTCAGCTGTTACGACTTTACCAAGCTCGGGGCTGGGAGGCACTACCTGCCGAGGATCTGCTGCTTTACCTGAAGAGGCTGGAACATGGCGGCGGCGG GACTGACAGCCGAGGGGAAAATGCCCCCAGAAGGAACACAGACTCCCGCTTGGGTGAGATCCCCCGGAAAGAG GTTCCCTCCCAGGCTCTCCCTCGGCGCCTCGCTGTAGCCCCTAAGACTGACAAACCTCCAGCTCGAAAGAAAAGTGGGCATCCCGCCCCTGGTGGTGTGAGAAGTCGGGGGGGAATCTGGAGATAA
- the KCNAB3 gene encoding voltage-gated potassium channel subunit beta-3, with protein sequence MQVSIACTEQNLRSRSSEDRLCGPRPGPGGGNGGLVGGGHGNPPGGGGSGPKARAAVVPRPPAPAGALRESTGRGTGMKYRNLGKSGLRVSCLGLGTWVTFGSQISDETAEDVLTVAYEHGVNLFDTAEVYAAGKAERTLGNILKSKGWRRSSYVITTKIFWGGQAETERGLSRKHIIDGLRGSLERLQLGYVDIVFANRSDPNSPMEEIVRAMTYVINQGLALYWGTSRWGAAEIMEAYSMARQFNLIPPVCEQAEHHLFQREKVEMQLPELYHKIGVGSVTWSPLACGLITSKYDGRVSDTCRVTIKGYQWHKDKVQSEDGKKQQAKVMDLLPIAHQLGCTVAQLAIAWCLRSEGVSSVLLGVSSAEQLVEHLGALQVLSQLTPQTVIEIDGLLGNKPHPKK encoded by the exons ATGCAGGTGTCTATCGCATGTACTGAACAGAACCTTCGCAGCCGGAGCAGTGAGGACCGTCTGTGTGGACCCCGGCCGGGCCCCGGGGGCGGTAACGGCGGGCTGGTCGGCGGGGGGCATGGGAACCCTCCAGGGGGAGGAGGGTCGGGCCCCAAGGCCCGGGCCGCCGTGGTCCCCCGACCCCCAGCGCCCGCTGGGGCCCTCCGAGAGAGCACCGGCCGAGGCACTGGCATGAAATACAG GAACCTAGGAAAGTCTGGTCTTCGGGTATCCTGCCTTGGCCTAG GTACCTGGGTCACATTTGGTTCTCAGATCTCAGATGAG ACAGCAGAGGATGTGCTGACAGTAGCCTACGAGCACGGTGTAAACCTGTTTGATACCGCCGAAGTGTATGCTGCAGGAAA GGCTGAAAGAACCCTAGGAAACATCCTCAAGAGCAAAGGATGGAG gagatcaagCTATGTCATCACCACCAAGATTTTTTGGGGAGGACA GGCAGAAACCGAGCGAGGCTTGAGCCGCAAACACATCATTGACG GCTTGCGAGGATCCCTGGAACGCCTCCAGTTGGGATATGTGGACATCGTCTTTGCCAATCGTTCAGATCCCAACAGTCCCATGGAGG AGATTGTGCGAGCCATGACCTACGTCATCAACCAGGGCCTGGCCCTATACTGGGGGACATCCCGATGGGGGGCTGCAGAAATCATG GAGGCCTACTCCATGGCCAGACAGTTCAATCTGATCCCTCCAGTGTGTGAACAAGCTGAGCACCATCTGTTTCAGAGAGAGAAGGTGGAGATGCAGCTGCCAGAGCTCTACCACAAGATTG GTGTTGGCTCAGTCACCTGGTCCCCTCTGGCCTGTGGCCTCATCACTAGCAAGTATGATGGGCGAGTCTCAGATACCTGCAGGGTCACCATCAAG GGCTACCAGTGGCACAAAGACAAAGTGCAAAGTGAGGATGGCAAGAAACAACAAGCCAAAGTCATGGACCTCCTCCCCATCGCTCACCAGCTGGGCTGCACTGTGGCGCAGCTTGCTATTG CGTGGTGTCTCCGCAGTGAAGGGGTCAGCTCGGTCTTGCTGGGGGTGTCCAGTGCGGAGCAGCTGGTGGAGCATCTGGGCGCCCTGCAG GTGCTGAGTCAGCTGACCCCGCAGACGGTGATAGAGATAGACGGGCTCCTGGGCAACAAGCCTCATCCCAAGAAATAG
- the CNTROB gene encoding centrobin isoform X2 has translation MESVRGQLQSMLQTSRDAAYRDPPIPGADSERREEDSFDSDSTATLLNTRPLQDLSPSSSAQAFEELFPRYTSLRPGPPLNPPDFQGLRDALDSEHTRRKHCERHIQNLQTRVLELQQQLAVAVTADRKKDIMIEQLDKTLARVVEGWNRHEAERTEVLRGLQEERQAAELTRSKQQETVTRLEQSLSEAMEALSREQEGARLQQREKETLEEERQALTLSLELEQQRCQVLQEERDEARAGQLSERRQLETLQVALEEERRSWAQQEHQLKERYQALQEESQAQLEREKGNTQREAQATREAQQHLALLQSEVQRLEGELDTARRERDALQLEMSLVQARYESQRIQMESELAVQLEQRVTERLAQAQESSLRQAASLRDHHRKQLQELNGQHQQELSTQLAQFKVEIAEREERQQQVAQDYELRLAREQARVRELQSGNQQLEEQRVELVERLQAMLQAHWEEATRLLSTTTLPPHPPVPPAGPSSPGPQEPDKGERRIWTVPTMAVALKPVLQQSRETREELPGVPPPVLCSPSPDLSLLLGPTFQSQHSFQPLEPKPDLTSSSVEAFSAVGTFHPDHRAERPFPEEDPGSEGDGFLKEGLPPPSQLQGLKHFLHQLLETAPQSHENPSVDQLPPKPGPLTAPSWEETPQVPRLPPPVHKTKVPLAMASSLFRVHELPSAPSQSGGPSGGSPERGGDGPASSRQLMEVSQLLRLYQARGWEALPAEDLLLYLKRLEHGGGGTDSRGENAPRRNTDSRLGEIPRKEVPSQALPRRLAVAPKTDKPPARKKSGHPAPGGVRSRGGIWR, from the exons ATGGAGAGTGTTCGGGGTCAACTCCAGAGCATGCTCCAAACCTCACGTGATGCGGCTTATC GGGATCCCCCGATTCCAGGTGCCGACTCTGAGAGACGGGAAGAGGACTCCTTTGACAGTGACAGCACAGCCACTTTGCTTAA CACCCGACCGCTGCAAGACTTGTCTCCATCCAGCTCAGCCCAGGCCTTTGAGGAGTTGTTCCCCCGCTACACCAGCCTTCGGCCAGGGCCCCCACTCAACCCCCCAGATTTTCAGGGACTGAGAGATGCACTGGATTCAGAACATACTCGTCGCAAG CATTGTGAGCGCCATATTCAGAACCTGCAGACCCGTGTCCttgagcttcagcaacagttagCTGTGGCCGTGACTGCTGACCGAAAGAAAGATATCATGATTGAACAACTGGACAAG ACCCTGGCCCGCGTGGTGGAGGGCTGGAACCGGCATGAAGCTGAGCGGACAGAGGTGCTTCGGGGACTCCAGGAGGAACGGCAGGCAGCTGAACTCACTAGAAGCAAGCAGCAGGAG ACAGTAACCCGCCTGGAACAAAGCCTTTCTGAGGCCATGGAGGCCCTGAGTCGTGAGCAGGAAGGTGCCCGACTGCAGCAACGGGAAAAAGAGACACTG GAGGAGGAGAGGCAGGCTCTGACCCTGAGCTTGGAACTAGAACAGCAGCGCTGCCAAGTCCTGCAGGAAGAACGGGATGAGGCCCGGGCCGGGCAACTCAGTGAGCGTCGACAGTTGGAGACACTGCAGGTGGCCCTCGAAGAAGAACGGCGGAGCTGGGCCCAGCAGGAGCACCAGCTGAAGGAGCGCTACCAGGCGCTGCAGGAGGAGAGCCAGGCTCAGCTGGAAAGGGAGAAG GGGAACACCCAGAGGGAGGCCCAGGCCACCCGGGAGGCCCAGCAGCATCTGGCCTTGCTGCAGTCTGAGGTGCAGCGGTTGGAAGGAGAGCTGGATACAGCTCGGAGAGAGAGAGACGCCCTGCAGCTGGAGATGAGCCTGGTGCAG GCCCGGTATGAAAGCCAGCGGATCCAGATGGAGTCGGAGCTGGCGGTGCAGCTGGAGCAGCGGGTGACCGAGCGGCTGGCTCAGGCACAGGAGAGCAGCCTTCGGCAGGCAGCCTCCCTGAGGGACCATCACAG GAAGCAGCTGCAGGAGCTGAATGGACAGCACCAGCAGGAATTGTCTACCCAGTTGGCTCAGTTCAAGGTGGAAATAGCAGAGCGGGAGGagcggcagcagcaggtggctcagGACTATGAGCTCAG ACTGGCCCGGGAGCAGGCGCGAGTGCGGGAACTGCAGAGTGGGAACCAGCAGCTGGAGGAACAGCGGGTGGAGCTGGTGGAGCGGCTGCAGGCCATGCTGCAGGCCCACTGGGAAGAGGCCACCCGGCTGCTCAGCACCACCACCCTGCCGCCCCACCCCCCG GTTCCCCCCGCCGGCCCCTCCAGCCCTGGGCCGCAGGAACCAGACAAGGGGGAGAGGAGGATCTGGACGGTGCCCACCATGGCAGTGGCCCTGAAGCCTGTGTTGCAGCAGAGCCGGGAGACGCGGGAGGAGCTGCCTGGGGTGCCACCGCCTGTTctctgcagcccctccccagATCTTAGTCTCCTGCTAGGCCCCACTTTCCAGAGCCAGCATTCCTTCCAGCCTCTGGAGCCAAAGCCGGACCTCACGTCATCTTCAG TGGAGGCCTTCTCTGCAGTTGGGACCTTCCATCCGGATCACCGGGCAGAGCGACCATTCCCTGAGGAAGACCCTGGGTCTGAGGGGGATGGCTTCCTGAAGGAAGGCCTGCCGCCCCCTTCCCAGCTGCAGGGCCTCAAGCATTTTTTGCACCAG CTGCTGGAGACTGCACCCCAGAGCCACGAGAACCCCTCCGTCGATCAGCTTCCCCCTAAGCCAG GTCCTCTGACTGCGCCATCTTGGGAGGAAACCCCTCAGGTGCCACGCCTCCCGCCCCCTGTCCATAAAACTAAAGTTCCCTTAGCCATGGCGTCCAGTCTTTTCCGGGTCCATGAGCTTCCCTCGGCCCCTTCACAGAGCGGTGGTCCCAGTGGTGGCTCCCCAGAGAGAG GTGGAGATGGGCCCGCATCCTCAAGGCAGCTGATGGAAGTGTCTCAGCTGTTACGACTTTACCAAGCTCGGGGCTGGGAGGCACTACCTGCCGAGGATCTGCTGCTTTACCTGAAGAGGCTGGAACATGGCGGCGGCGG GACTGACAGCCGAGGGGAAAATGCCCCCAGAAGGAACACAGACTCCCGCTTGGGTGAGATCCCCCGGAAAGAG GTTCCCTCCCAGGCTCTCCCTCGGCGCCTCGCTGTAGCCCCTAAGACTGACAAACCTCCAGCTCGAAAGAAAAGTGGGCATCCCGCCCCTGGTGGTGTGAGAAGTCGGGGGGGAATCTGGAGATAA
- the TRAPPC1 gene encoding trafficking protein particle complex subunit 1: MTVHNLYLFDRNGVCLHYSEWHRKKQAGIPKEEEYKLMYGMLFSIRSFVSKMSPLDMKDGFLAFQTSRYKLHYYETPTGIKVVMNTDLGVGPIRDVLHHIYSALYVELVVKNPLCPLGQTVQSELFRSRLDSYVRSLPFFSARAG, encoded by the exons ATGACTGTCCACAACCTGTACCTGTTTGACCGAAATGGAGTGTGTCTGCATTACAGCGAGTGGCACCGCAAGAAGCAAGCAGGGATCCCTAAGGAGGAG GAGTACAAGCTGATGTACGGGATGCTCTTCTCTATCCGCTCTTTTGTCAGCAAGATGTCCCCGCTAGACAT GAAGGACGGCTTCCTGGCCTTCCAAACTAGCCGTTACAAACTCCATTACTACGAGACGCCCACTGGGATCAAGGTTGTCATGAATACAGACTTGGGCGTGGGGCCCATCCGAGATGTGCTGCACCACATCTACAGTGCG CTGTATGTGGagctggtggtgaagaatcccctGTGCCCGCTTGGCCAGACTGTGCAAAGTGAGCTCTTCCGCTCCCGACTGGACTCCTACGTCCGCTCTCTGCCCTTCTTCTCTGCCCGGGCTGGCTGA
- the CNTROB gene encoding centrobin isoform X1 yields MAASAASPTSPLRAKDLLSESSEAPGLNQVSSEVTSQLYTSLHLSRQAESTARAQLYLPAASPPPHEVLDGLAQELSHSLSVGLENNVKKKDGSKHIFEMESVRGQLQSMLQTSRDAAYRDPPIPGADSERREEDSFDSDSTATLLNTRPLQDLSPSSSAQAFEELFPRYTSLRPGPPLNPPDFQGLRDALDSEHTRRKHCERHIQNLQTRVLELQQQLAVAVTADRKKDIMIEQLDKTLARVVEGWNRHEAERTEVLRGLQEERQAAELTRSKQQETVTRLEQSLSEAMEALSREQEGARLQQREKETLEEERQALTLSLELEQQRCQVLQEERDEARAGQLSERRQLETLQVALEEERRSWAQQEHQLKERYQALQEESQAQLEREKGNTQREAQATREAQQHLALLQSEVQRLEGELDTARRERDALQLEMSLVQARYESQRIQMESELAVQLEQRVTERLAQAQESSLRQAASLRDHHRKQLQELNGQHQQELSTQLAQFKVEIAEREERQQQVAQDYELRLAREQARVRELQSGNQQLEEQRVELVERLQAMLQAHWEEATRLLSTTTLPPHPPVPPAGPSSPGPQEPDKGERRIWTVPTMAVALKPVLQQSRETREELPGVPPPVLCSPSPDLSLLLGPTFQSQHSFQPLEPKPDLTSSSVEAFSAVGTFHPDHRAERPFPEEDPGSEGDGFLKEGLPPPSQLQGLKHFLHQLLETAPQSHENPSVDQLPPKPGPLTAPSWEETPQVPRLPPPVHKTKVPLAMASSLFRVHELPSAPSQSGGPSGGSPERGGDGPASSRQLMEVSQLLRLYQARGWEALPAEDLLLYLKRLEHGGGGTDSRGENAPRRNTDSRLGEIPRKEVPSQALPRRLAVAPKTDKPPARKKSGHPAPGGVRSRGGIWR; encoded by the exons ATGGCAGCATCAGCTGCCAGCCCCACTTCACCCCTACGGGCCAAGGACCTCCTGAGTGAGTCATCAGAAGCCCCTGGGCTGAACCAAGTGTCCTCTGAGGTGACCTCCCAGCTGTATACTTCTTTGCACCTCAGTCGTCAGGCAGAGAGCACAGCCCGAGCCCAGCTGTATTTACCTgctgcctccccacctccccatgaGGTGTTGGATGGCTTGGCCCAAGAACTGAGTCACAGCTTGTCAGTGGGATTGGAGAACAACGTgaagaaaaag GATGGTTCCAAGCATATCTTTGAGATGGAGAGTGTTCGGGGTCAACTCCAGAGCATGCTCCAAACCTCACGTGATGCGGCTTATC GGGATCCCCCGATTCCAGGTGCCGACTCTGAGAGACGGGAAGAGGACTCCTTTGACAGTGACAGCACAGCCACTTTGCTTAA CACCCGACCGCTGCAAGACTTGTCTCCATCCAGCTCAGCCCAGGCCTTTGAGGAGTTGTTCCCCCGCTACACCAGCCTTCGGCCAGGGCCCCCACTCAACCCCCCAGATTTTCAGGGACTGAGAGATGCACTGGATTCAGAACATACTCGTCGCAAG CATTGTGAGCGCCATATTCAGAACCTGCAGACCCGTGTCCttgagcttcagcaacagttagCTGTGGCCGTGACTGCTGACCGAAAGAAAGATATCATGATTGAACAACTGGACAAG ACCCTGGCCCGCGTGGTGGAGGGCTGGAACCGGCATGAAGCTGAGCGGACAGAGGTGCTTCGGGGACTCCAGGAGGAACGGCAGGCAGCTGAACTCACTAGAAGCAAGCAGCAGGAG ACAGTAACCCGCCTGGAACAAAGCCTTTCTGAGGCCATGGAGGCCCTGAGTCGTGAGCAGGAAGGTGCCCGACTGCAGCAACGGGAAAAAGAGACACTG GAGGAGGAGAGGCAGGCTCTGACCCTGAGCTTGGAACTAGAACAGCAGCGCTGCCAAGTCCTGCAGGAAGAACGGGATGAGGCCCGGGCCGGGCAACTCAGTGAGCGTCGACAGTTGGAGACACTGCAGGTGGCCCTCGAAGAAGAACGGCGGAGCTGGGCCCAGCAGGAGCACCAGCTGAAGGAGCGCTACCAGGCGCTGCAGGAGGAGAGCCAGGCTCAGCTGGAAAGGGAGAAG GGGAACACCCAGAGGGAGGCCCAGGCCACCCGGGAGGCCCAGCAGCATCTGGCCTTGCTGCAGTCTGAGGTGCAGCGGTTGGAAGGAGAGCTGGATACAGCTCGGAGAGAGAGAGACGCCCTGCAGCTGGAGATGAGCCTGGTGCAG GCCCGGTATGAAAGCCAGCGGATCCAGATGGAGTCGGAGCTGGCGGTGCAGCTGGAGCAGCGGGTGACCGAGCGGCTGGCTCAGGCACAGGAGAGCAGCCTTCGGCAGGCAGCCTCCCTGAGGGACCATCACAG GAAGCAGCTGCAGGAGCTGAATGGACAGCACCAGCAGGAATTGTCTACCCAGTTGGCTCAGTTCAAGGTGGAAATAGCAGAGCGGGAGGagcggcagcagcaggtggctcagGACTATGAGCTCAG ACTGGCCCGGGAGCAGGCGCGAGTGCGGGAACTGCAGAGTGGGAACCAGCAGCTGGAGGAACAGCGGGTGGAGCTGGTGGAGCGGCTGCAGGCCATGCTGCAGGCCCACTGGGAAGAGGCCACCCGGCTGCTCAGCACCACCACCCTGCCGCCCCACCCCCCG GTTCCCCCCGCCGGCCCCTCCAGCCCTGGGCCGCAGGAACCAGACAAGGGGGAGAGGAGGATCTGGACGGTGCCCACCATGGCAGTGGCCCTGAAGCCTGTGTTGCAGCAGAGCCGGGAGACGCGGGAGGAGCTGCCTGGGGTGCCACCGCCTGTTctctgcagcccctccccagATCTTAGTCTCCTGCTAGGCCCCACTTTCCAGAGCCAGCATTCCTTCCAGCCTCTGGAGCCAAAGCCGGACCTCACGTCATCTTCAG TGGAGGCCTTCTCTGCAGTTGGGACCTTCCATCCGGATCACCGGGCAGAGCGACCATTCCCTGAGGAAGACCCTGGGTCTGAGGGGGATGGCTTCCTGAAGGAAGGCCTGCCGCCCCCTTCCCAGCTGCAGGGCCTCAAGCATTTTTTGCACCAG CTGCTGGAGACTGCACCCCAGAGCCACGAGAACCCCTCCGTCGATCAGCTTCCCCCTAAGCCAG GTCCTCTGACTGCGCCATCTTGGGAGGAAACCCCTCAGGTGCCACGCCTCCCGCCCCCTGTCCATAAAACTAAAGTTCCCTTAGCCATGGCGTCCAGTCTTTTCCGGGTCCATGAGCTTCCCTCGGCCCCTTCACAGAGCGGTGGTCCCAGTGGTGGCTCCCCAGAGAGAG GTGGAGATGGGCCCGCATCCTCAAGGCAGCTGATGGAAGTGTCTCAGCTGTTACGACTTTACCAAGCTCGGGGCTGGGAGGCACTACCTGCCGAGGATCTGCTGCTTTACCTGAAGAGGCTGGAACATGGCGGCGGCGG GACTGACAGCCGAGGGGAAAATGCCCCCAGAAGGAACACAGACTCCCGCTTGGGTGAGATCCCCCGGAAAGAG GTTCCCTCCCAGGCTCTCCCTCGGCGCCTCGCTGTAGCCCCTAAGACTGACAAACCTCCAGCTCGAAAGAAAAGTGGGCATCCCGCCCCTGGTGGTGTGAGAAGTCGGGGGGGAATCTGGAGATAA